GAATCCTCTTGTATAAAAGCTTCCCCTTTGCGGATACTGCCTGGCAAAATTTTCATAACGCTGCACAGCAGTTTGAGTATGAAGGGCTATCATACGCCTCTGTTGTGCCGCTAAGCCCCTTTCTGCTATGATCCGGAAAAGGACTCATATTTAGGGTTGAGTTGCTTTAAATATTTTTCGTCATCAAAGGGAGAGTTCCATAATCACAGAATGGGAGAGTGCTTCAACAAATAAAGTGGCTGGTTGTTGATAAATATAGGAGTTTATAATCTGTAATCCACCAGTCTTTGACAGCAAGAGCAATGGTAATTTCCTGCCCAGATTCATTGATTACAAATGAGCGTAGTGCCCCGTCTACAATATAAAATCTCTTAGATCACGGTAAAGCCGGGTTGTACAATTAATTGTTTCTTTCTCACAGATCTGGATACAAACATTTTCAGGAAATCCTGAATTTCTGTATCATTAAGCCTCCTATACGGCTGCCAACTCAAAATCTGCTAATCCTGTATTGTACACTTTCCCTAAATTTTAATTAAATTCATATAAAATACCGTATACTACAGCTAATGTATGGAAATACTTTTAAAAAAAGCAACAACCTAAAATTACCATCTTGTGGCAAAATTTTTCTGCGCTGTATTTTGCCGGGATTTTGCCTAGAGAACTGTGGTGCCGTTTTCCAAATTCTGGTGAAGTGCAGGGAAATAAAAAAACCCTGCAAATCATTGATTTCGCAGGTTTTTATAGACCATGCCGTGGGTTTTTGTAAAATTTGGAAAAGCTTGATTTTCCGTATTCGCCCTTTTTCGTGGGGAGAGCGGGATTCGAACTACCACGAAGGTTTCCCCAACGGCTTGAATTCAATCCTCGTTGGCCGCTTAAAAGCGAGTATCTCCACCTGCTGAAGCGGTTGCGTCATATGTATTGTTGTTTTTCAGGTCAAAGTAAGACATCTGTGAGAGCTATTTTAATAAGTATTTTTAATAGGCTGGGAGTGAAGCTGTTTAAAGACCAAAGGCTGCTCAATGGCAGCCTTCAATATAAATATTTCCGAAATTGTTGGCCTCAATCAGTGCTTTAATTTTAGACAAGGTCAGATCCACGAGAGGGTTTTCAGCTCCTTCATGTTACCTTTTTGCATCAAGTGCAAATGTGGCAGGTATACTTTCAACACGATATAGCTTGGCAATAGGCTCGTCCCATTTTTAAGATTGCTTACATGTGTCCATTCAAGCTTATCTGCAGCAATAGCTTTTTCCAGCTTTGCTTTATTAATATCAAGCAAAACGCCCTTGGTATTGAGCCTTTCCTTTGTGGTAACGGTTATAAAGCGCCAACACGCTAGGATTCTCTTTACGGCATGGGCCGCACCACCTGATGCCCAAAAGAATTCTACATTAGTTACTTTACCGAGGAGAACTTTCTTTAAATTGAAACAGTTTTTCCGTCGGGGTTTGGCGCACTAAAGCCCGCTGCCTGCGCTTTCACCCGGCTGTGCAGCCGCTTTTGCCCTCCGGAGATTGTGGTGCCATAGGTGCGGGCATACCATTGTTTTTAATCATTTCAGCAAGCTCTTTGCCTTCTTTGGTTTTCTTCAGGTCAGCATCAAACTTATCGTAGTATTTCAGTAAAAGTTCAGTTATCGGTTTTGTCTGCATGCTAACCATCTGACTGTTATAAGCTGCACCGCCCGCCATATATGCCTTAGGTTTTTTCAACAAAATCTAATCGCATTATCCTGCATTCTTTTAAGGAAAGTTCCTGATACTTCTTGTTAAGTTTATTCATAGCAACAGTATCCTGAGACTACGATCCGCGCTTCAATGCATTTGCATCATTTGCGATTTTCGCTAATACGAGTCCATCATTTCACGGCGCATCTTGTTTGTCCTTTGGTCTAGCGGTACTCATCAGAAAACTTATCATTGTTGAATGCCGCTACGCTTTTTACGTATTGAAGATTGAATCTTTTACATCAACATCGGGTTTCTATCTCGCCGTTTTCAAGAATAATCTCTGTTTGCCAGCCAGCACAAAATTCAACATTTAAAACGTGTAGAGAGGGGTCGGTTACTGTACCTTTAAAAGTAAATTTACCATTTTCAACCTTTGCGGTATCAACAGGTACAAAGCCCATCATTCCGCCTTGTTTTCCCAGAATTACATTTTTACCGTCAAGTTGGCTTGTCAATTTTCCCTGTAATTTCAAACTCATTTTCTGCCAAGCTTTCTACATGTTACTATCATGCCTGCTACAGCAAAAAATAAAATGTACTTTTTCATTTATTTTTTCTGTATTTGTTATAGTACCAATAATCTAAATTACTTTCATTAAGATATTTTGCAATTGAAAAATAATTAACTGCAGGCAGCACTGTTAAGCGTTGTTGGTATATTGGTGTTTTTAATTCCCGCAAAACCTTTTTGTGCGTTAGTCATGTTATGTATTCCGCGGCCCTTAAGTATGCTGGCCATAATCACACTTCTACTTCGCCGCCTGCACAATGAATATAGAAATACCTGTCAGGTATTTCATTTTTAATCTTTCATTTACGTTAATAAGCCGAATATTCGCGGCTTCAAGTATATGCCCGCCGGAAAACTCCCCCCCGGGCTTGCGTGAGTCAATTGTTGTATCTCTTTCCTCATTGGCTATAGCTGTTTCAAATTCTTCCGGCGATATGCTTGCAAGGCTGTCAGTCTCAAAACCTGCATTTTT
This genomic window from Flavobacterium sp. J372 contains:
- a CDS encoding DUF4369 domain-containing protein: MSLKLQGKLTSQLDGKNVILGKQGGMMGFVPVDTAKVENGKFTFKGTVTDPSLHVLNVEFCAGWQTEIILENGEIETRC